The following proteins are encoded in a genomic region of Candidatus Dormiibacterota bacterium:
- a CDS encoding thrombospondin type 3 repeat-containing protein, with protein MIGYPDVRLRRRLLHLLPCLLATAGLLSSSARGEEKKGAWEAGFLFGNNFFTNEQRIANADEYGIRIGWYWKPSYEWEFQYRTTSDAKVQESSSTLIKSDVVFFANPDRTFSTDSYAFRFLINPRNERRRLKPYAVFGYSLLRYAPSPTLQHSEEGQIRGRPVILGGGIRMRLMPHMAFRGEYTTEYEPTHIYHNEHLDLGLTWVWGGGGGAGGSADSDGDGVLDLNDRCPDTPKGARVNRQGCPWDTDQDGVLEGLDQCPDTPRAWPVDEVGCPLDTDKDAVPDGMDKCPDTPKGAIVNEQGCPSDSDGDGIPDGIDKCPDTPKGAIVDPMDSPTAGCPHDTDNDGVFDGVDTCPLTPAGAIVDEKGCPHDSDGDRVLDGLDQCPDTPKGQKIDKEGCPRVRLDKPEPQILPNVKFVQGIELWPGTDAWLQLLVDALTYWSDVNVEIGVYTDSKGSAAANRQIAQRRAEVIREWLVQHGIDKSRISIKGYGAVNFVADNDTEEGREKNRRVEVKRTSGDLRKHPKPVPEEAAPPAAPEPAQPSPEPAPEQPAPAPPATTPPAAAPPAPEATPAPAPPGPEPTPTPAPEPTPSPAPTPAPPVPAPSPTPGP; from the coding sequence ATGATCGGGTATCCGGACGTCCGGTTGCGTCGCCGCCTCCTCCACCTCCTCCCCTGCCTCCTCGCCACCGCGGGACTGCTGTCTTCGTCCGCGCGCGGCGAAGAGAAGAAGGGGGCCTGGGAAGCGGGGTTTCTCTTCGGGAACAACTTCTTCACCAACGAGCAGCGTATCGCGAATGCGGACGAGTACGGCATCCGCATCGGCTGGTACTGGAAGCCGTCCTACGAATGGGAGTTCCAGTACCGCACGACCTCCGACGCCAAGGTGCAGGAATCGAGCAGCACGCTCATCAAATCGGACGTGGTCTTCTTCGCCAATCCGGATCGCACCTTTTCGACCGACTCCTACGCCTTCCGCTTCCTGATCAATCCGCGCAACGAAAGGCGCCGCCTCAAGCCGTACGCCGTTTTCGGCTACAGCCTCCTGCGGTACGCCCCCAGCCCGACGCTGCAGCATAGTGAAGAGGGGCAGATCAGAGGCCGGCCGGTCATCCTGGGCGGCGGCATCCGCATGCGTCTGATGCCGCACATGGCGTTCAGGGGGGAGTACACGACCGAGTACGAGCCGACCCACATCTACCACAACGAGCACCTGGACCTCGGGCTGACCTGGGTCTGGGGCGGCGGCGGCGGCGCCGGCGGATCGGCCGACAGCGACGGCGACGGCGTGCTCGACCTCAACGACCGCTGCCCCGATACGCCCAAGGGAGCCCGGGTCAACCGGCAGGGCTGCCCGTGGGACACGGACCAGGACGGCGTCCTGGAAGGGCTCGATCAGTGCCCCGACACGCCGCGCGCCTGGCCCGTGGACGAGGTCGGCTGCCCGCTGGACACCGACAAGGACGCCGTCCCGGACGGGATGGACAAGTGCCCCGACACGCCGAAAGGAGCCATCGTCAACGAGCAGGGCTGCCCGAGCGACAGCGACGGCGACGGCATCCCGGACGGCATCGACAAGTGCCCGGACACTCCGAAGGGAGCCATCGTCGACCCGATGGACAGCCCGACCGCGGGCTGCCCGCACGACACGGACAACGACGGCGTGTTCGACGGAGTCGACACCTGCCCGCTCACCCCCGCGGGGGCCATCGTCGACGAGAAAGGCTGCCCGCACGACTCCGACGGCGACCGGGTGCTCGACGGCCTCGACCAGTGCCCCGATACGCCGAAGGGACAGAAGATCGACAAGGAAGGGTGCCCGCGCGTCCGCCTGGACAAGCCGGAGCCTCAAATCCTGCCGAACGTCAAGTTCGTCCAGGGGATCGAGCTGTGGCCCGGGACCGACGCCTGGCTGCAGCTCCTGGTCGACGCGCTCACCTACTGGAGCGACGTCAACGTCGAGATCGGTGTCTACACCGACAGCAAGGGAAGCGCCGCGGCGAACAGGCAGATCGCCCAGCGTCGCGCCGAGGTGATCAGGGAGTGGCTGGTCCAGCACGGGATCGACAAGAGCCGCATCTCGATCAAGGGATACGGAGCCGTCAACTTCGTCGCGGACAACGACACCGAGGAAGGGCGCGAGAAGAACCGGCGGGTCGAGGTCAAGCGCACCTCCGGCGACCTCCGCAAGCATCCGAAGCCGGTTCCCGAGGAGGCCGCTCCACCGGCCGCGCCCGAGCCGGCCCAGCCGTCTCCTGAGCCCGCGCCGGAGCAGCCCGCTCCCGCTCCGCCGGCCACAACACCTCCCGCGGCCGCACCACCGGCGCCCGAGGCGACCCCGGCCCCCGCGCCTCCGGGACCGGAGCCGACGCCCACGCCGGCGCCCGAGCCGACCCCGAGTCCCGCACCGACCCCGGCGCCGCCGGTGCCGGCCCCCTCCCCCACGCCGGGACCCTGA
- a CDS encoding ATP-binding protein produces the protein MREVARSEPTFRRRLLFASILFISLFVADLFVIGHLAFSDLSHRVIDQALRASLRTLETHHTGGPDLIDVDDAEPLQAEPCPPGEPQSSPRSRPCLSPPPSATPGPRIFQRFRYRWQRILARPDGRVLRVDIEEGEHRRTDAAPMEALPGHPEVAEEWQVAGRPEKVIALGHPSDPNAMNVREVGVPSDLIEQEIRQLRHDLQVKLWVGAGFAVLVLLAAFLYVLRLLHRTRMLEAQAQMDDRLAFVGALAAGLAHEIRNPLNVLSMNLQMLEEELGDREAGDLGDAKLFLAALQGEIRRLSNLVNNFLTYARPHQAHFESKDLNAILRDLCVFLRPEFEARKLNLKQDLSPYLPPVDLDEGLIRQAVMNILINATQVLKEGGTVTISSKVGPQGEAIATIEDDGPGIRPEDRERIFDVFFSNRGGGTGLGLPIAARILQAHGGSIAVESQTGKGARFILTLPRRHVATAGVLGTAAASEAS, from the coding sequence TTGCGGGAAGTCGCAAGGTCCGAGCCTACATTCCGCAGGCGGCTCCTGTTCGCCTCCATCCTCTTTATTTCCCTGTTCGTCGCCGATCTGTTCGTGATCGGTCACCTGGCCTTCAGCGACCTCAGCCACCGCGTCATCGACCAGGCGCTGCGGGCCTCGCTCCGGACCCTGGAGACGCACCATACGGGCGGGCCCGATCTGATCGACGTGGACGACGCCGAGCCGCTCCAGGCGGAGCCGTGCCCTCCGGGAGAGCCGCAGTCCTCCCCCAGGAGCCGGCCCTGTCTCAGTCCGCCCCCCTCCGCGACGCCCGGGCCCCGGATCTTCCAGAGGTTCCGCTACCGCTGGCAGAGGATCCTCGCGAGGCCCGACGGACGTGTCCTGCGGGTCGACATCGAGGAGGGGGAGCACCGGCGGACCGACGCGGCTCCGATGGAGGCGCTCCCAGGCCACCCGGAGGTCGCCGAAGAGTGGCAGGTCGCCGGCCGGCCCGAGAAGGTCATCGCCCTGGGCCATCCGAGCGACCCGAACGCGATGAACGTGCGCGAGGTCGGCGTGCCGAGCGATCTCATCGAGCAGGAGATCAGACAGCTGCGGCACGATCTCCAGGTCAAACTGTGGGTCGGCGCCGGCTTCGCGGTCCTGGTCCTCCTGGCCGCGTTCCTGTATGTCCTGCGGCTCCTGCACCGGACGCGCATGCTCGAGGCGCAGGCGCAGATGGACGATCGCCTGGCGTTCGTCGGAGCGCTTGCCGCCGGCCTGGCGCACGAGATCCGGAACCCGTTGAACGTGCTCAGCATGAATCTCCAGATGCTGGAGGAGGAGCTCGGCGATCGCGAGGCCGGAGATCTGGGGGATGCCAAGCTGTTCCTCGCGGCGCTGCAGGGGGAGATCAGACGCCTGAGCAACCTCGTGAACAACTTCCTCACCTATGCGCGCCCCCACCAGGCGCACTTCGAAAGCAAGGATCTCAACGCCATCCTGCGCGATCTGTGCGTGTTCCTGCGTCCGGAGTTCGAGGCCCGGAAGCTCAACCTGAAACAGGACCTGTCCCCCTACCTTCCGCCGGTCGACCTGGACGAAGGCCTCATCCGCCAGGCGGTCATGAACATACTGATCAACGCCACGCAGGTCCTGAAGGAAGGCGGAACGGTCACGATATCGAGCAAGGTCGGTCCGCAAGGGGAGGCGATCGCCACCATCGAGGACGACGGGCCCGGCATCCGTCCGGAGGACCGCGAGCGCATCTTCGACGTGTTCTTCTCCAACCGCGGCGGCGGTACGGGACTCGGCCTGCCGATCGCCGCCCGCATCCTGCAGGCGCACGGCGGGTCGATCGCCGTCGAGAGCCAAACGGGGAAGGGGGCCCGCTTCATCCTCACGCTGCCGCGCCGCCACGTCGCGACCGCGGGCGTCCTGGGGACGGCCGCCGCGAGCGAGGCTTCCTGA
- a CDS encoding pitrilysin family protein, translating to MTPRIPTQKDVLPNGVTVLIGEDHSSPVVAINLWVRAGYFDEEDREVGISHVIEHMFFKGTPDRPRPDQIATEIKSLGGELNAGTYYDSTNYYVVLPSENLRKGLEIEADALMHPLFDPGELKRELEAVLQEGRRKMDTPGAYALEIMFREAFDTHRIRRWRIGEEQALRAITRDDLLAYFRTHYVPERVILSVVGDVKAADVIEAAHLYLGGMTAQPGAPLGSPAEPAQTGFKYRRIKGDIKRSYIVVGYHTPAVLTDDDPALRILAYVLGSGQASRLYQSVKEKAGLVDSIGASLDSFRDIGILTVMSEGEPRSALAAARAIQGEVERLRREPPTAAEMERARSAIEYRYHQSRSEVLGQSSILAYYEALGDFHLADELVEKLRLVTGADVLRVARAHLSLENMTLLEYVPEAAEARLPAPDPAELELELKRIAPAPAPAESAAARVALMPPRPTTPRVTRVGESQGVSRHRFDSGPVVLHESRRELPLVTMCVAFRGGRSGEGRENSGITRLMQATMIKGSATRDARQVALQIEGLGSSIERLIDEDYFGFALSILSKHARRGFDILMDLVRHPAFRHEEIDKERSLQLAAQESIKDQSLPFTFQLFRQAAFGSHPYALPSFGLMVPVQSMKRENLVRWHRAMVRPATMVVAVVGDLEEQEAIDMVGSSIVDWVQEGHGEKDPGQLVAWGASEVVESRRRQQTAQVIGFPTPGLQTPERFSLDIVQAVTSGLGGRFFEEVRGKRGLAYAVHAFNYHKVAGGAFTVYLATSPADETEARRVLFQEIARLRHEGPRGEEVERAARYVRGSHAIALQGNAPRAYRFTDAEVRGIGMEAVQVYPERIASVGFDDVHDAIWRYLDPDHCAMGVLRGEIVNP from the coding sequence GTGACACCGAGAATCCCGACTCAGAAGGACGTGCTCCCGAACGGCGTGACCGTGTTGATCGGCGAGGACCATTCGTCGCCGGTCGTGGCGATCAACCTCTGGGTGCGCGCCGGCTATTTCGACGAGGAGGACAGGGAGGTCGGCATCTCGCACGTCATCGAGCACATGTTCTTCAAGGGAACGCCCGACCGGCCGCGCCCGGACCAGATCGCCACCGAGATCAAGTCGCTGGGCGGCGAGCTGAACGCCGGCACCTACTACGACTCCACCAACTACTACGTCGTGCTGCCGTCCGAGAATCTCCGCAAGGGGCTCGAGATCGAAGCGGACGCCCTGATGCACCCCCTGTTCGATCCCGGGGAGCTGAAGCGCGAGCTGGAGGCGGTCCTGCAGGAGGGGAGACGCAAGATGGACACGCCGGGCGCCTACGCCCTCGAGATCATGTTCCGCGAGGCGTTCGACACGCACCGCATCAGACGCTGGCGCATCGGCGAGGAGCAGGCCCTCCGGGCGATCACCCGGGACGACCTTCTGGCCTATTTCCGGACCCACTACGTCCCGGAGCGCGTCATCCTCTCGGTGGTGGGGGACGTGAAGGCGGCCGACGTCATCGAGGCCGCGCACCTCTACCTCGGCGGCATGACGGCGCAGCCGGGCGCCCCGCTCGGATCGCCCGCGGAGCCGGCGCAGACGGGCTTCAAGTACCGTCGGATCAAAGGGGACATCAAACGATCGTACATCGTGGTCGGATACCACACGCCCGCGGTCCTGACCGACGACGACCCGGCGCTGCGCATCCTGGCGTACGTTCTGGGCAGCGGCCAGGCGTCGCGCCTGTACCAGTCGGTGAAGGAGAAGGCCGGTCTGGTGGATTCGATCGGCGCCTCGCTCGACTCGTTCCGGGACATCGGCATCCTGACCGTGATGTCCGAGGGCGAGCCCAGGAGCGCTCTGGCGGCCGCGCGGGCCATCCAGGGCGAGGTCGAGCGTCTGCGCCGCGAGCCCCCGACGGCCGCCGAGATGGAGCGGGCCCGGAGCGCCATCGAGTATCGCTATCACCAGAGTCGCTCGGAGGTCCTGGGCCAGTCGTCGATCCTCGCCTACTACGAGGCGCTCGGCGACTTTCACCTGGCGGACGAGCTGGTCGAGAAGCTGCGCCTGGTGACCGGGGCCGACGTGCTGCGCGTGGCGCGCGCCCACCTGTCGCTCGAGAACATGACGCTCCTCGAGTACGTCCCCGAGGCCGCGGAGGCGCGCCTCCCGGCGCCGGACCCGGCGGAGCTCGAGCTGGAGCTGAAGCGGATCGCCCCGGCGCCGGCGCCCGCCGAGTCCGCCGCGGCCCGCGTGGCCCTCATGCCGCCCCGCCCGACCACGCCGCGCGTCACGCGCGTCGGGGAGAGCCAGGGCGTGTCGCGCCACCGATTCGACTCGGGCCCGGTCGTGCTGCACGAATCGCGCCGCGAGCTGCCGCTCGTGACGATGTGCGTCGCCTTCCGCGGCGGCCGATCGGGCGAGGGGCGCGAGAACTCCGGGATCACGCGGCTCATGCAGGCGACGATGATCAAGGGGAGCGCGACCCGCGACGCGCGCCAGGTGGCGCTCCAGATCGAGGGGCTCGGGTCGTCGATCGAAAGGCTGATCGATGAGGACTATTTCGGCTTCGCCCTGAGCATCCTGTCGAAGCACGCCCGCCGGGGCTTCGACATCCTGATGGACCTCGTCCGCCACCCGGCCTTCCGCCACGAGGAGATCGACAAGGAGAGGAGCCTGCAGCTCGCCGCGCAGGAGAGCATCAAGGATCAGTCGCTGCCGTTCACCTTCCAGCTCTTCCGTCAGGCGGCCTTCGGCAGCCATCCGTACGCGCTGCCCTCGTTCGGTCTCATGGTGCCGGTGCAGTCGATGAAGCGCGAGAACCTGGTGCGCTGGCACAGGGCGATGGTGCGGCCGGCGACCATGGTCGTCGCAGTCGTCGGGGACCTGGAGGAGCAGGAGGCGATCGACATGGTCGGGTCCTCGATCGTGGACTGGGTGCAGGAGGGGCATGGCGAGAAAGATCCGGGACAGCTCGTCGCGTGGGGAGCGTCGGAGGTGGTCGAGTCGAGACGGCGGCAGCAGACCGCGCAGGTGATCGGCTTCCCCACGCCAGGGCTGCAGACCCCCGAGCGCTTCTCGCTCGACATCGTCCAGGCGGTGACCTCGGGTCTGGGCGGGCGGTTCTTCGAGGAAGTGCGCGGCAAGCGGGGACTGGCGTACGCCGTGCACGCCTTCAACTACCACAAGGTCGCGGGCGGCGCCTTCACCGTCTACCTCGCGACGTCGCCGGCGGACGAGACGGAGGCGCGTCGCGTCCTGTTCCAGGAGATCGCACGGCTGCGTCACGAGGGTCCGCGCGGGGAGGAGGTCGAGAGGGCGGCGCGTTATGTGCGCGGCAGCCACGCCATCGCCCTGCAGGGAAACGCCCCGCGCGCCTACCGCTTCACCGACGCCGAGGTGCGCGGCATCGGTATGGAGGCCGTGCAGGTCTATCCCGAGCGCATCGCCTCGGTCGGCTTTGACGACGTGCACGACGCGATCTGGCGCTACCTCGATCCCGACCACTGCGCCATGGGCGTCCTGCGCGGCGAGATCGTCAATCCCTGA
- the ligA gene encoding NAD-dependent DNA ligase LigA has translation MEAARRKQRPRARQEAEARAEELRRQIWHHRKRYYVDANPEISDAEYDHLERELVEIETAWPDLVVPDSPTQRVGSEVVGDLPTVRHAVPMLSLDNAASSDEVREWYDRLLRVLGTSGIEGQVPLAAELKIDGVSVSLIYENGSLTRGVTRGDGLLGEDVTFNIRTIPSVPLRLLRPVPFLEVRGEVYYPIAAFHEMNRRREEAGEPPFANPRNAAAGSIRMLDPKVTAQRPLDMLVWNLTRIGGAPIPGTHSACLELLGALGFRVNPTRRCRTLHEVEAYYREWQEKRDTLPFEADGTVVKVDPIELQELAGSTARAPRWAVACKFPPRQATTRVVDIQVNVTRSGALTPVAILEPVDIGGATISRCTLHNEDELERKDVRIGDRVLVERGGDVIPKIVKVIPEARPPDAMKFEMPRMCPVCGSAAPRPEGEVFARCVNASCPARLKESILHFAQREAMNIEGLGEALVNQLVDKGLVKEIPDIYCLDAPTLAGLERMGKKSAANLVLEIEKSKAAPFERVIYALGIRFVGERTAQLLAEEFPDMDHLSKASKDELESVHEVGPRVADAIRQFFDQPQNARLVERLQEAGVNMKAGDRPALAAGPFAGKTVVVTGTIEGLSRDEIRTLLRRQGARVSESLSKKTDLLVCGRDAGSKLDKARALGVRIMQAEEFLSLAGAGGRT, from the coding sequence ATGGAAGCCGCCCGGAGAAAGCAGCGTCCGCGCGCGCGTCAGGAAGCGGAGGCCCGCGCCGAGGAGCTGCGGCGGCAGATCTGGCACCACCGCAAGCGGTACTACGTCGACGCCAACCCCGAGATCTCCGACGCCGAATACGACCACCTGGAGCGCGAGCTCGTCGAGATCGAGACCGCGTGGCCGGACCTGGTCGTTCCCGACTCGCCGACGCAGCGCGTCGGGTCGGAGGTCGTGGGCGACCTGCCGACGGTGCGGCACGCCGTGCCGATGCTCAGCCTGGACAACGCGGCGTCAAGCGACGAAGTCCGGGAGTGGTACGACCGGCTTCTGCGCGTTCTGGGGACGTCGGGTATCGAGGGACAGGTGCCCCTGGCCGCGGAGCTGAAGATCGACGGGGTCTCGGTGTCGTTGATCTACGAGAACGGGTCGCTGACGCGCGGCGTGACCCGCGGCGACGGCCTGCTGGGCGAGGATGTGACGTTCAACATCCGCACCATCCCGTCCGTTCCGCTGCGCCTGCTGCGGCCGGTGCCGTTCCTGGAGGTGCGCGGCGAGGTGTACTACCCGATCGCCGCCTTCCACGAGATGAATCGCCGGCGCGAAGAGGCGGGAGAGCCGCCGTTCGCGAACCCGCGCAACGCGGCGGCCGGGTCGATCCGGATGCTCGATCCAAAGGTGACGGCTCAGCGCCCGCTCGATATGCTGGTCTGGAACCTGACCCGGATCGGAGGCGCCCCGATACCCGGGACGCATTCCGCCTGTCTCGAGCTCCTGGGCGCTCTCGGGTTCCGGGTGAACCCGACGCGCCGTTGCCGGACGCTTCACGAGGTCGAGGCCTACTACCGGGAATGGCAGGAGAAACGCGATACCCTCCCGTTCGAGGCGGACGGCACGGTGGTCAAGGTCGACCCGATCGAGCTTCAGGAGCTGGCGGGCAGCACGGCGCGCGCTCCGCGCTGGGCGGTCGCCTGCAAGTTCCCGCCGCGCCAGGCGACCACGAGGGTCGTGGACATCCAGGTCAACGTCACGCGCTCCGGGGCGCTCACGCCGGTCGCAATCCTCGAGCCGGTGGACATCGGCGGGGCCACCATCTCGCGCTGCACGCTCCACAACGAGGACGAGCTCGAGCGCAAGGACGTGCGCATCGGCGACCGTGTCCTGGTCGAGCGGGGGGGGGACGTCATCCCGAAGATCGTCAAGGTGATCCCGGAGGCGCGCCCGCCCGATGCCATGAAATTCGAGATGCCGCGCATGTGCCCCGTGTGCGGCTCCGCGGCGCCGCGCCCGGAGGGGGAGGTGTTCGCCCGCTGCGTCAACGCCTCCTGCCCGGCGCGGCTCAAGGAGTCGATTCTGCATTTCGCGCAGCGCGAGGCGATGAACATCGAGGGGCTCGGCGAGGCGCTGGTCAACCAGCTGGTGGACAAGGGCCTGGTGAAGGAGATCCCGGACATCTATTGCCTGGACGCCCCGACCCTGGCCGGGCTCGAACGCATGGGCAAGAAATCGGCGGCGAACCTCGTCCTTGAGATCGAGAAGAGCAAGGCGGCCCCTTTCGAGCGGGTCATCTACGCTCTCGGGATCCGCTTCGTCGGCGAGCGCACGGCGCAGCTCCTCGCCGAGGAGTTCCCCGACATGGACCATTTGAGCAAGGCGTCGAAAGACGAGCTCGAGTCCGTCCACGAGGTCGGCCCCAGAGTCGCGGACGCCATCCGCCAGTTCTTCGACCAGCCGCAGAACGCGCGGCTCGTCGAGCGGCTGCAGGAGGCGGGGGTCAACATGAAGGCCGGCGACAGGCCCGCGCTCGCCGCCGGACCGTTCGCGGGTAAGACCGTCGTCGTGACCGGGACGATCGAGGGCCTGTCGCGGGACGAGATCAGGACCCTGCTGAGGCGCCAGGGGGCGCGCGTCTCGGAGTCGCTCTCGAAGAAGACCGATCTCCTGGTGTGCGGCAGGGACGCGGGGTCGAAGCTCGACAAGGCGCGCGCCCTGGGCGTGAGGATCATGCAGGCGGAGGAGTTCCTCAGTCTGGCCGGTGCCGGCGGGAGGACGTGA
- a CDS encoding nuclear transport factor 2 family protein: MLGAAALLGCGDGRADADAIRSLVNREVAAINGKDLRALSEIWSKDKNILMFDVPPPGRFQGWDQIGRLWKDFFDKVTEIRLTVDAVRTEAQGSLGYATYDWSMTGRLGSYALEDRGQATAIYRKEGGQWRLIHAHYSPVPPALAGQEKPGPPAGSEPPRPQGAAPQAAPSPAGRPSPAPGQPTKTP, translated from the coding sequence TTGCTCGGAGCGGCCGCGCTCCTGGGCTGCGGCGATGGCCGGGCCGACGCCGACGCGATCCGTTCCCTCGTGAACCGGGAGGTCGCGGCCATCAACGGCAAGGACCTGCGCGCCCTGTCGGAGATCTGGTCGAAGGACAAAAACATCCTGATGTTCGACGTGCCGCCTCCGGGCCGGTTCCAGGGATGGGATCAGATCGGCCGTCTGTGGAAGGACTTCTTCGACAAGGTGACGGAGATTCGGCTGACCGTCGACGCGGTCCGGACCGAGGCGCAGGGGTCGCTCGGCTACGCGACGTACGACTGGTCGATGACCGGACGTCTCGGGTCGTACGCGCTCGAGGATCGCGGCCAGGCGACGGCGATCTATCGGAAAGAGGGGGGCCAGTGGCGGCTGATCCATGCGCATTACTCTCCCGTGCCGCCCGCGCTGGCCGGCCAGGAGAAGCCCGGGCCCCCCGCGGGCAGCGAGCCCCCCCGACCGCAAGGGGCGGCCCCGCAGGCTGCGCCGTCCCCGGCGGGTCGGCCTTCCCCCGCCCCCGGTCAGCCGACGAAGACTCCCTGA
- a CDS encoding DUF6687 family protein, translated as MIFTYYDERLDAVPFLCVDGVVESGLNVSHWPGNRTPPHLKADTSTEMVLKLARDPGRASWLAGVSIVTNNHFDTDGLLSVFAALRPEEALRHEKELIQAARTGDFGEWTTPDAFKFDAVVTAYDDERRSPIASEIRGRPEHERYPIIYDRLLSALPELLTGAAARKELWSAGLQSYMRSMMRIKDVARVREHDGARLTVIETSEPLDEMARFNVARHHRVLTATRTADGYVYEMAFQIFSWFETVTPPRGSRFDLTDAGRELDRLETGDGGRWTYTGDGSLESRLYRAAPDGSPVASTLPLETVESHLSRIFAQRP; from the coding sequence ATGATCTTCACCTACTACGACGAACGTCTCGACGCCGTTCCATTCCTGTGCGTGGACGGTGTCGTCGAGAGCGGGCTGAACGTCAGTCACTGGCCCGGCAACCGCACTCCCCCGCATCTGAAGGCCGACACCTCCACCGAGATGGTGCTGAAGCTGGCGCGCGATCCCGGCCGCGCCTCCTGGCTCGCGGGCGTGTCGATCGTCACCAACAACCACTTCGACACCGACGGGCTGCTGTCCGTCTTCGCCGCCCTGCGGCCGGAGGAGGCGCTGCGGCACGAGAAGGAGCTGATCCAGGCCGCGCGCACCGGCGACTTCGGGGAATGGACCACGCCGGACGCCTTCAAGTTCGACGCCGTGGTCACCGCGTACGACGATGAACGGCGCTCGCCGATCGCCTCCGAGATCCGCGGCAGGCCGGAGCACGAGCGCTACCCGATCATCTATGACCGCCTCCTGTCGGCGCTCCCGGAACTCCTGACCGGCGCCGCCGCCCGCAAGGAGCTGTGGTCCGCCGGCCTCCAGTCCTACATGCGATCGATGATGCGCATCAAGGACGTGGCGCGCGTCCGCGAGCACGACGGGGCGCGACTGACGGTCATCGAGACCAGCGAGCCTCTGGATGAAATGGCCCGCTTCAACGTGGCCCGGCATCACCGCGTGCTCACCGCCACCCGCACGGCCGACGGCTACGTGTACGAGATGGCGTTCCAGATCTTCTCCTGGTTCGAGACCGTCACGCCGCCGCGCGGCAGCCGGTTCGACCTCACCGACGCAGGCCGCGAGCTCGATCGCCTCGAGACCGGGGATGGCGGCCGCTGGACATACACGGGTGACGGCTCGCTCGAGTCGCGCCTGTACCGCGCGGCACCGGACGGGAGCCCG